ctaaagtatatattttatttaattaatacatacttagtgaatattttattatcttacaCAATGCACATGATATGGATattgttgtttaaatatttactctTAAGTCTTGATTACCACTGATAGCTTTTATCTTGTTGATATTTTGATGACAatagaatgtttttatttttctgtctgGACTACATAATTCctgataaattttaatatgtcagtataaaaaatgtgttaatattcattgtgcaaataataataacaataataataatattcaatatattctattgtcattaaaaaaacaattttaattacatttttgttttaaattaattccaaaattattaataatagctattaaatatataaatataaacctataattattgttaccattattatcattatttctatattactatttagtactatgattatttattgtttatgtatataaaataaattaaaaataatttataaatagcccaaaataaattttatattatgtaggtacctaatataattttgttaaagtaacttataaaaccataatttgaCTCAATAATGATGTATATTTATCAGTGGCATTTATGCAAATGCCCACTAGGTTGTTCCTTATATTTAGGTTTTGGTGCTGGTTATATTGATGCTCATCAATTATGTCTGCTgtctagtaataaataaaataaatatgatatgcCACAACTCACAAGCATTgcattatcattaatttatttatcgatttaaacatttttataaaaagctGACTGGTATTAATTCTAACTGGtgttaattctaaaaaataaataaatttcataccatttttattattcgtttgtAATGTTTCTATGATAAGAatgaagttttaaatattaactttagtTTGAAAACTcaccaaaataaattgtttatcagGTAATAACtgtctataaaattatattataaattaaagttatgaagattcaaatttcaaaactagGGTATAATCACTATATACAGGAAtgcacaaaatatattctttaaataattcaaatcatTCACTTTATGCCACTCCATTTGTCCTAATgtctatttaaataacataattattcccACATCTGACTCAGTTAGATATCTTGGACTTAACTTGGATAAGCGCCTCACTTGGAATAGCCATATCCGTATAAAAAGACTTGCCTTAAACGCCCGTTTTCGCAAACTACGAACGCTACTCACAAATAACAAACACtccagtttaaaaattaaagttcttatgtataaaacattacTCAAACCTCTATGGACATATGGTCTCCAACTATGGGGTACAGAAAAAGTGTCCAATACTAACAAAattcaacaatttcaaaatattgctCTTCGTAAAATTACTAATGCTCCACCTTATGTTTTGAATTACACTATACATAATGACCTGTCAATTAAAACTGTGACAGAAGAAGCTTTACGTTTCTACAAAATCTTTCATACCCGGCTGCAAACACACCAAAACCCACTCATTAAAAACCTATCTATCCAAACATTACCTGGCAACCCCAGGCGTAGATTAAATAGGAGCTGGTGCCGTGACTTGCTAAGGAATTAATaccaaaaacttaaaataaaaaaataaaaaaaaaaaaaaaaataataataaaaaatcagtatatataaatataactagttTCATACAACTCCCAGTCAAGTGCCATTAGTGGGTGGCTTCTTACTCACGTACTCATGTATTATCGAAACCCTTATCAAATATGCTAATTGTGCATAattgtacagattgtatatatcattgtgtaaaataaaaaaaaaaaaaaaataattcaaatgacGTAATTTGGACGCTATGTGACTTTGCCTGTGATCGTAATTTGTAATAGAATTATTGAAAGtgaaatataagaatataatataatgttaaaaattaatatatatattatgccttAATTTTTTGGGCTGCTATCTAAATTTACTGACTGAGTTGGTGCCTGTCCAGTTCAtccctatattataaaatattttatatttaatttatttttcagatacCAGCGCAAACATTGACTGTTCTCACGATTGACGCTGCACCTAATCCGTGTGAAATGGACACTAATTTATTAGGCACAGACTACATGTTTTTGACTGCATTTTTGGgtacataattttgttttttatataatataatacacatatttattatttataaactatattctaattattttttattttatttttgttttttatagtgGCTTTGCTATTCAATTGGGTGGGTTTTTTGGTGTTAATGTGTTTGTGCCAAACTGTAGCAGCTCGTTATGGAGCACTTGCTGGATTTGGATTATCATTAGCAAAATGGACGATGATAGTTAAACGAAATACTGAGATGTCTGATTTATCACCAGAAAGTCGTTCAAATACGTGGCTTTGGTGGTTAGTTATGGcatttggatttttaatttgtattcgtGCTGTGATACAATACATGAATATCAAACGTGGTTGGAGATTGCTTAGTGTCCCTGCACAAGAACgagtgttatatttttattaaatttttgatcTGCTGGTAAAGTAAAGtatatgcaatatttatttaagtatttaaatttatttttgttcatgttttattttatttttgaagtcataagaatattattaaaaaaaaaaataattacttaacatAAATTGCAAGTATTTAACCTTTGACAACACACGCAGACACCAATTTAATtgcaaaaatgttaaaattagcTTGAGTACCAAAtacaaaagtatataaaattctcCAAATCttttgtgtattaaaataacaaaagaaggcacaaaaataatgcaaattaGCACAATGGAAGTAGAACTTCATGTAAGAAGTGAAAAGACAATTAAGTTTTATGATGACAAAGAAGTTAAAAATGGTTTAAGACTGTTAAAAATCCAATAAGCTGgtt
Above is a window of Metopolophium dirhodum isolate CAU chromosome 3, ASM1992520v1, whole genome shotgun sequence DNA encoding:
- the LOC132941669 gene encoding NEDD4 family-interacting protein 1, translated to MSRHPENHIMDIPPPVYTNVANNTQIGESENGNVNTSQQNPVHSPTSPQHYDVQPPRLDFSAPPPYEDCNPDFVKLPTYEEVQMEKRLEGETSPRLPGRVIGGPPSIGPLPQDIPAQTLTVLTIDAAPNPCEMDTNLLGTDYMFLTAFLVALLFNWVGFLVLMCLCQTVAARYGALAGFGLSLAKWTMIVKRNTEMSDLSPESRSNTWLWWLVMAFGFLICIRAVIQYMNIKRGWRLLSVPAQERVLYFY